ATGTTCCGCCATCGATATGATGTCCTTGTTCTTGGAGGCGTAGAATAAAAGCTTTCTCCAGAGCAGCGAAGAACTTCTGCTCCTCGTTTTTTACGGCGAGGGCATGATAAAAAAGCTCTGTACTGCCGATGCCTTGACTTTTTTTCTTCTTCATAATATTCCGCATAACAGCCTGAAAAATTATCACGATAAAAGCAAAAGGAGCAAGCCATAGGATGCTATTATTTTCGAATGGCGATGACGATAGCTGTTTGTCAGAAAGAATTTCATTGCCGGCAAGGACGATAAGTCCTGGAGTGTAGATGTCGTCATCATCGTCGATGATCGCTGTAGCGATGTCGGAAGATATAGATATAGGAAGCACCGTTATAGGAAGAAGCCCGAGAGTTTGTGTGATATAACGTTCTTTTGTCGGAGAGAACGACGAAATTTCAATAGAAGGGATAAAGGAAACGTCGGAAGATAAAGGACGTAGCTCTATCTTGAAGGTTTTTTTGTTGCCTTCGGTTTTTATGTCAGGAGGGAGGTCGCTGATACGGAAAGCTCTCTGGAATTCCGGAAGCTGCCGTATTTCAGGAAACTGTACCGTCGAAAGAGGGCCGTCACCGACGAACGACACCTCAACGACGATCTTGTCGCCGACGTGAACTTCCTCGGGAGTAACCATCGTTATCGTCGCTGTATATTCGCCGATAGCACCAGAGAATGACGGCGGGCGCCCTTTTTCTGGGAAGTCTGCCACCGTTATCGTCATGGCCGGCGTAGCGGCACGAAGAGGGGCGCCGAGGTATGTCTTCCTGCCAAAGAAATCCTGCCGGTATGACTTTCCTTCTATAACAGAAGGTTCGAAGGCATGCTCTCCGGGTTTTGTTGCTTCGACGTCTTGGAGGATCTCTTTGACGTTGTATCCTCCGTTGGAGTATGCCCTGATGCGATGAGCCCCTGTATTGCGGAAGCCTTCGGCGTCGAGAAAGGGAAGGTACTCATAAGTGATCTCTACGGGGTCTTTAGAGAAGATCCTATAGACGAAAGTAGCGCTCTGTCCAGGATATAGACGCTCAGGGCCTTCGAGCGATGCTTGTAAGCGGAAAGATTCGTCGCTGGCAACGTCGGCAATGACATAACTTATCGCCGAAGATCGGTGTTTTTCACCGCCGATGACGACAGATATCGGCATAAGAGTATGAGCGCCGATATCCTGCGGCGGAATGAAAAAACGGTATCTTGAATTCGTTGTATTCGACTCGCTGCGCTTGCCATTGATGATAGAGACAGAAGATTGATACGAGTCATTGAGGAATTCGACAGTAAGAGGCTTGCCTTCGAGGAAGAAGGTGCCGATATCAATTTCTTCTTCGCCGTCGTGAGAGATATTTATCATCCCTTCGATAGGCCTGTCTACCGTAGAGGATTCGTCATTAATACGTACTGTAACAGTGACGTCGGCATATACGGAAAAAAAGAAAAATATATACAACGGCAAAAGAAATGCCAGAGGTCTTCGTAGCATTACCATGGGTGCTGTCCTTGTTTTATCGGCTTTTTATTGGTTTCATGGATAGTGTCTTCTTGGTCCATTTGCTTCAAAAGAAACATGACGTCGTTGAAACTGTTTTCTTCAGCAGGGCTTATGTTTTCAGCGTCTTGTTCATCGCCACCATCATTATCAACGAGATCGTCGAGATTATCATTGCCATTATCATTATCCTGATTTTCATCACTATTGTCAGCATCGCTGTTATTTTCTTGCTGTTTCTTAAGAAGGTCGTAAGCGGCAATAAGCTCTTCGGTGCTTTCTCCTATAGTGTCGATATCAAAAAGGTCTAGCGCCGAAGAGTAATGATGTTGAGCTTCACGAAAAGAAGCCTCTTCATCGGCGGGTATTTTATCATCAAGAGCATCCCAAACTTTTCTCCACGGCAATGTTTCTTTACCAAGGCCTTCGAGATGGTGTTTTTTTGTGGTTTTGTTGGCGTCGGCGTTGTCAAGCGTTATAGTTTCTTTTATTAGACTCTCGAGATGTTCTGCTATGGTGTTGCAGCCCTCTTCGAAAGACAAAGACGACAGCCATTGTTCATAATTCTGCTGCGATAATTTCGATAATAGATTTTGTAGGAGATTTTTCGTGTCTTCGAAATTTTTAGGAGACACTGCAGAGTCTTCGCCGTAGAGCTCGGCGGCGATAATGTATTTCTTTTGTGCCTCTGCTATTGTGGCAACGCCTTCTGTGGCAAGCGCTATAGCTCGAGAGATGTCTTCGTCGGAGAGGCTTTGTGCATACCCTAGAAGAGCAGAAGCTTTGGTGTATAGAGTATATGCTGAAACATGCGGAGGGATATCGACGATGTCTAGCGCGCGCGAGCAATATGAAAGGGCATCTTCCCAATGTTTTTCGGCGACGAAGATCTCTGCGATGTTGGTGATAACGACGCTGCGCTCTATAGGAGATAAATTATTGTCGAGAGCACGATTATACTCTTCTATAGCACGAAACGGCTGCCCTACATGATACAACGCCTCAGCCTCTTTGATGATGTCGTCGCTGCCATGGGAGTATAACGCGGAAGAAAAGGCAAAGAAAAATATTATGACAAAAACTTTGTTTTTCATAACACCCTCCTTTTTCTGTGTATCGCTGTTGCAAAGAGATAGTATGTCAATGCCACTATAGCAAAAGCTAGAGGTGTCTGGTAATATAGGTCATAGTATATTTCAGCATTCTTTTCTACAGACCGCATGACAGCATTGGTGACGGCATAGGAAGACTCTTCTTCGATGTAAGGGCTATCGTTTTCTATTGTACCAATAATGTCTTCTGCGATGATAAGCGGTGAAGCATCATTGGCGAAATAGTAGCGACCACGGCCTTCATCGCTGAGAGCACGAAGAAGACCTTCGTCGAGAGAGGAGCGTACAGTGTTGCCGTCGAGAGTGATGTCAGGGATGATATCACCGCTATGGCTTCCGACGCCTATGCAGAAAGTTCTAAGATTCAAATCCTCGGCACCACGGAGACACTGCGTTATTGCCAGCATCTCAGTTTTTCTGGCGCTGCCGGATAAACCTTCTAGACGAGTGTCGCCACCATCGGTGACGATAATTAGAGTGCGCGCCTTATCGACACCACGCTGTAGGTGCTTTTCTTTTACGGTGTCGAGAGCTTCCAAGATGTCAGTGCCGGCGACGTCGCCTTCGTTGATAGAAGCCTTTTTGAGCATAAGCCTGAAGAAAAGCGTGTCCACCGTAGGAGGCACTAACGTGGTGACTTCCGAGGTGAAAGCATAAAGCGATACTGACTGCCCACGTAACATCGTGCAGCATTCGTCGATGATATCTTTTGCATAGTCAAGACGCGATGTTCCTGTTCTCATATCAGCAACAGACATAGACGCCGACGCATCTAATAAGAAGATAACATCGTGGGCTTTGCGACGACGCGATATGGTAACGCTTACATCATCGTCAACATCCTCGAAGGAGGCCTCTGCAATAATATTGACATCGTCATCATCGGCGTTGAGATATTGGATATTTCCACGAGGGTCCATAAAAGCCAGCACAGCAGAAACCCATACGACACACAGCGCTATAGCACGAAACAGTCGAAGCCTTCGCTCAGGAAGGACCGCGATCTTTTTTAGAGAATCCTTGTCGGCAAAAGCTTTTAGATCTCGCTCTCTGCAATAATATTCATATACGATAACAGCAGCGATGGGAGCCAAAAGCAGCATAAAATACGATCCTTTAGGGACGCCGTAGACGATAGCATCGAAAAACATCATAGTGTCCTCCTGAAGAATAAAGCCTCCGAAAACACAGCGAACAATAACATCACAAGACCAGCGCCAATAAGACCATGATAATATGATTTGTGGCGGCGTGGGGCCTCGTCTTTAACGACGACGTCTTCATGGATGGCGATGACGGTATCTTCTCCGCCGGGAAGCTCTGACGTTTCAAGGGCGTCGATCTCAGAATATATATTCTGGAGGCTCTCAATGTTATCGGCGATGAAAAGCTTGCCGCCAGTAGCTTCAGCGGCATCATGCAACGCTTTGCGCTGTAAAGAATAACGAGGATGGCGGATTATTGGCTCTATGTCGATGATATAGGTCTTTATGTCATTGTCACCAGCATACTGCGCAGCAGCAGATAAAGACATCTCACGAAGAGGATGCCCAGCATCGAGAGGGCTGGGATGCTGAATGCCGTCAGTGACGACGACGATGACGGTGTTTTTTATGTCGTAAGAAGGGGAGTCGTCACCGATAAGGTCTCGAGAGAAATGCTTGGTAGCAGCAATAAGGTTCGCCGTCTTGAAGATAGCATAGCCTATGGCAGTGCCGTCTTCGTCGCGGTATTGTACGACATCAAGATCATCGAGATTATCAAGGATGGCACCATGGTCGAGAGTAAGAGGTGCTACGACGGTAGCAACGCGTGCGAAGCGTATTATCCCTATCATATCATTGCCATGGCCAGGAAGGCCAGAAGCCCTGTCTCCGGCGATAAACTTCTTTGTAGTGTCTTTTAGCGCAGCGATACGAGAGATGTTGCCATTGGAGCTAGAAAGCTTTTCTAGCATGGAACTCGAGCAGTCAAGGACAAGATATAAAGCAATGCCTTCGGTGGGAAGCGGCTCTATATCATAACGCTCGTCGTCGAAGCCGTCGACAATATCATTAGAACCATTACCGACAAGATGTGGATCGATGAAGGCAATGACAAAAAACGCCAAGGCGACAAAATAACAAAGCCTAGGGATGAATATAAGCCGTTCTTTAACACTGCTTGGAATGTTGGTAAGAACGTCGAGACTAGAATATGCGATATGATGGTTTTCACGGCGACAACGAAATACGTATAGCACGACACCAACGCCAACAAAAAAAATAAGGGCGATGAAAATAGCAACAATATCAAAAAGTAAAGTCATACTGAACCTGAACAATATTTATTAACTGATTTTACGTGATATCCAGAATTTTTCACCACAACGAAGCGCATATTCATTTATCAATTTATAATTGATGTTACGCGCTACCGATTTTTTCACCACAGAGCACACAGAGAGCGCCCACCGCGCAGAGCGCGCGCAGCGGACGCACAGCTGTCGCCATTGTCGTTGATTGTGCTTCCTTTCTTTGTTTTTCCTATAGCAAACGTAAAGATATAATCTTACTCTTACGAC
This Waddliaceae bacterium DNA region includes the following protein-coding sequences:
- a CDS encoding VWA domain-containing protein, translated to MTLLFDIVAIFIALIFFVGVGVVLYVFRCRRENHHIAYSSLDVLTNIPSSVKERLIFIPRLCYFVALAFFVIAFIDPHLVGNGSNDIVDGFDDERYDIEPLPTEGIALYLVLDCSSSMLEKLSSSNGNISRIAALKDTTKKFIAGDRASGLPGHGNDMIGIIRFARVATVVAPLTLDHGAILDNLDDLDVVQYRDEDGTAIGYAIFKTANLIAATKHFSRDLIGDDSPSYDIKNTVIVVVTDGIQHPSPLDAGHPLREMSLSAAAQYAGDNDIKTYIIDIEPIIRHPRYSLQRKALHDAAEATGGKLFIADNIESLQNIYSEIDALETSELPGGEDTVIAIHEDVVVKDEAPRRHKSYYHGLIGAGLVMLLFAVFSEALFFRRTL
- a CDS encoding VWA domain-containing protein; amino-acid sequence: MMFFDAIVYGVPKGSYFMLLLAPIAAVIVYEYYCRERDLKAFADKDSLKKIAVLPERRLRLFRAIALCVVWVSAVLAFMDPRGNIQYLNADDDDVNIIAEASFEDVDDDVSVTISRRRKAHDVIFLLDASASMSVADMRTGTSRLDYAKDIIDECCTMLRGQSVSLYAFTSEVTTLVPPTVDTLFFRLMLKKASINEGDVAGTDILEALDTVKEKHLQRGVDKARTLIIVTDGGDTRLEGLSGSARKTEMLAITQCLRGAEDLNLRTFCIGVGSHSGDIIPDITLDGNTVRSSLDEGLLRALSDEGRGRYYFANDASPLIIAEDIIGTIENDSPYIEEESSYAVTNAVMRSVEKNAEIYYDLYYQTPLAFAIVALTYYLFATAIHRKRRVL